One window of Scheffersomyces stipitis CBS 6054 chromosome 1, whole genome shotgun sequence genomic DNA carries:
- a CDS encoding predicted protein, with the protein MLKQNLLSILLIACGALGVVIKEKGEDIAFAPAYAIDIDEISNVDEPVEEGGLHVDRSVKSCLHTIAPSSTKFANGTIAATSWYSVLQKVAEAAKSLSDSKTLGMYYGVIDTPNGKMSYSFASGGEDVSTEASKETIQGSLFKAYRSFISNKYNHSWCVELTDGTKWKGYLLVGPDEFVDGECNANSSDDCVGGGENDDYF; encoded by the coding sequence atgttgaaACAGAATTTACTATCAATACTTTTGATTGCTTGTGGTGCTTTGGGAGTTGTTATTAAGGAAAAAGGAGAAGACATCGCTTTCGCTCCAGCTTATGCCATTGACATAGATGAAATTTCAAACGTAGATGAACCGGTCGAGGAAGGTGGACTTCACGTAGATAGGAGTGTTAAGAGCTGCCTTCATACAATTGCTCCCTCGTCTACCAAATTTGCAAATGGTACTATTGCTGCAACTTCCTGGTACTCGGTTTTGCAAAAGGTTGCTGAAGCAGCGAAATCTCTATCTGATAGTAAAACTTTGGGAATGTACTATGGCGTGATTGATACTCCTAACGGTAAGATGAGTTATAGTTTTGCATCTGGCGGTGAAGACGTTAGTACAGAAGCACTGAAAGAAACCATCCAGGGTTCCCTATTCAAGGCTTACAGATCTTTCATTTCGAATAAATACAATCACTCCTGGTGCGTGGAATTAACTGACGGTACCAAATGGAAGGGATACTTGCTTGTTGGTCCTGATGAATTCGTAGATGGAGAATGTAATGCTAACTCAAGTGATGATTGTGTTGGTGGCGGTGAGAATGACGATTACTTTTAG
- the UGA3.1 gene encoding zinc-finger transcription factor of the Zn(2)-Cys(6) binuclear cluster domain type, which produces MLVTFNARSNNKESRASQPKAAKVSPPNRISKPKHPIKHINLTASSPTFAKSTPESATVQVIHDTNDFFMLKNSKRSRNGCLTCKIRKKKCNEERPQCSDCLRLSKNCIWVDYDSMSEDEIRVLKEKVEAEESTSKLRKRRSKSVTKSLIKSETEEASMSQPNGFSNDSPSPPSSPLIRPESPEEIETSPPPLDLDAYKAPVSPSAFLNLLKDLSQQQHETVSDGSKISEVDEEMKKTEEEKQPIDVKELVSSPSFTALLNSWGQDVNTLFSSGMSPKLSPVDFETMLYNLGTGIPPSPTTLPTIPEIVNSPSASYLYNFYVDVVSKKVSIAPSSQNANSYQNVFLPLAHRDNGVLYGILAWAGYHLGGQWAEEGNKYAELALQHINNGLHKDKTLSGDRQSALNKLAALLILCGAEICKGDVKKWSVYLNWGWKILRSHGGILSFNKSKEEHWLISNFAYHDLLASSSTERGTYFPSKDYDEIFKDSQGFSRGTLNPLLGVSKKLYRIIGDISTLVYESKKILHSYYSQNSPSTDNESVAVSDSPELANDVNLDEDNESEISDHGRISRMLLTVIQKSRDLEKEIDESRPESDDLVGLTDEELELQLTLFEAFQLSAKLFLNQSIMKCNPSMLESQVIKNDLIKCIDILLGTPVQASLVFPVFMAGIHCVTNHDRGEMKKRMDEFMKLYGPWNVRRAKFIVEKVWESNPSGDNVVDWYTILKELQWDINFA; this is translated from the exons aTGTTAGTAACGTTCAATGCTCGTTCCAACAATAAGGAATCCAGAGCTTCCCAGCCTAAAGCGGCCAAAGTTCTGCCGCCGAATCGAATATCGAAGCCCAAGCATCCCATTAAGCACATAAATCTCACTGCAAGTTCTCCGACATTCGCAAAGCTGACTCCAGAGTCTGCTACAGTACAAGTTATACACGATACCAATGACTTTTTCATGTTGAAAAACTCCAAAAGATCACGGAACGGATGCCTCACATGTAAAATacgaaagaagaaatgcaACGAAGAAAGACCGCAATGCTCTGACTGCCTTCGCCTTAGTAAAAATTGTATATGGGTAGACTACGACAGCATGtcagaagacgaaatcCGCGTACTCAAGGAGAAGGTCGAAGCTGAAGAAAGTACCCTGAAACTAAGAAAAAGACGATCAAAGTCGGTAACAAAATCGTTGATAAAACTGGAAACTGAAGAAGCATCAATGTCCCAACCAAATGGATTCTCAAATGATTCTCCATCGCCTCCACT GTCTCCGTTGATCCGACCAGAGAGTCCA GAAGAAATAGAGACCTCGCCTCCTCCATTGGATCTAGATGCCTATAAAGCTCCTGTTTCACCATCTGCATTCTTAAATCTCTTGAAGGATTTGAGTCAACAGCAGCACGAAACAGTAAGTGATGGTAGTAAAATTTCAGAAGTAGACGAAGAGATGAaaaaaacagaagaagagaaacaaCCTATAGATGTCAAAGAGTTGGTTTCCTCGCCGTCGTTCACTGCACTTTTGAATTCATGGGGACAGGATGTTAATACCTTATTCTCGTCGGGTATGTCTCCAAAGTTATCTCCCGTAGACTTTGAAACCATGCTATACAATTTGGGAACTGGCATCCCTCCCTCGCCTACCACACTTCCAACCATTCCTGAAATTGTAAACTCTCCGTCTGCCTCGTATCTATACAACTTCTATGTTGATGTAGTTTCTAAGAAAGTGTCTATAGCTCCCAGCTCTCAGAACGCAAACTCATACCAGAATGTGTTCTTGCCATTGGCTCATAGAGACAATGGTGTTCTCTATGGTATTTTGGCGTGGGCTGGGTACCACTTGGGAGGCCAATGGGCCGAAGAAGGAAATAAGTATGCTGAGCTTGCATTGCAGCATATCAATAACGGCTTGCACAAGGACAAAACTTTATCAGGTGATCGTCAGTCTGCCCTCAACAAGTTGGCAGCTTTGTTAATCTTATGTGGTGCAGAAATTTGTAAAGGAGACGTAAAGAAATGGTCTGTTTATTTGAACTGGGGCTGGAAGATCTTGCGTTCGCATGGAGGCATCTTGAGCTTCAACAAGCTGAAGGAAGAACATTGgttgatttccaactttgcCTACCATGACCTTTTGGCCagttcttctactgagAGAGGGACATATTTCCCGTCCAAGGATTACGAcgaaattttcaaagatAGCCAGGGCTTTTCTCGGGGGACATTAAATCCTTTGTTGGGGGTATCGAAGAAGCTATATCGTATAATTGGAGATATCAGCACTCTTGTGTACGAaagcaagaagattttGCATCTGTACTATAGTCAGAATTCTCCTTCAACTGACAATGAAAGTGTCGCTGTTTCAGACTCTCCAGAATTGGCAAATGATGTCAATTTAGACGAAGATAATGAATCGGAAATCAGTGACCACGGCAGAATCAGTCGTATGTTGCTTACAGTGATTCAGAAGTCACGagatttggaaaaggaaatcGATGAGTCCCGACCTGAATCTGACGATTTGGTAGGTTTGACTGACGAGGAGTTGGAGTTACAGTTGACACTTTTCGAGGCATTCCAATTGAGTGCcaaattgttcttgaatcAATCGATCATGAAGTGCAATCCGTCCATGTTGGAAAGTCAGGTCATCAAAAATGACTTAATAAAGTGCATTGACATTCTTTTGGGTACACCGGTTCAGGCATCGCTTGTATTTCCTGTGTTTATGGCCGGGATACACTGTGTGACCAATCACGACCGTGgtgaaatgaagaagagaatggaCGAATTCATGAAGTTGTACGGACCATGGAATGTTCGTCGTGCCAAATTCATCGTAGAAAAGGTGTGGGAAAGCAACCCTCTGGGAGACAACGTTGTGGATTGGTATACAattttgaaggaattgcAATGGGACATTAATTTTGCATGA
- the SIK1 gene encoding nucleolar protein involved in pre- rRNA processing (part of small (ribosomal) subunit (SSU) processosome (contains U3 snoRNA); similar to microtubule binding proteins and to X90565_5.cds) produces MAGLDYLLFEEATGYGIFKVLIQQDDIASRQKEVQEASNDLGKFSKMIELVSFAPFKGAAQALENANDISEGLVSDYLKSILELNLPKGSSKNKIALGVSDKNLGPSIKEIFPYVDCLSNEIVQDFLRGIRVHGDKLFKDLHEGDIERAQLGLGHAFSRAKVKFSVQKNDNHIIQAIALLDQLDKDINTFSMRVKEWYGWHFPELAKIVPDNYTFAKLALFIKDKASLTEDSLHDIAALVNEDSGVAQRIIDNARISMGQDISEQDMQNVSTFAERVVNISDYRTKLFQYLTDKMHTVAPNLSTLIGEVVGARLISHAGSLTNLSKQAASTVQILGAEKALFRALKTKGNTPKYGLIYHSSFIGKASAKNKGRISRYLANKCSIASRIDNYSDEPSTAFGEILKKQVEERLNFYDTGAPPMKNSDAIKAALALGASDLAGVPASNEDDEPETPKKEKKEKKEKKEKKEKKEKKEKKEKKEKKRKAEDDESPKKKKKSKN; encoded by the coding sequence ATGGCTGGTTTGGACTATCTtctctttgaagaagctacCGGTTACGGGATCTTCAAGGTCTTGATCCAGCAGGATGACATCGCTTCTAGACAGAAGGAAGTACAGGAAGCTTCCAACGACTTGGGCAAGTTCTCCAAGATGATTGAATTGGTCTCTTTTGCACCATTCAAGGGTGCTGCTCAAGCTTTGGAAAACGCCAACGACATCTCTGAAGGTTTAGTATCCGACTACTTAAAGTCaatcttggaattgaactTACCAAAGGGTTCTTCTAAGAACAAGATTGCCTTGGGTGTATCTGACAAGAACTTGGGTCCTTCTATCAAGGAAATATTCCCTTACGTTGATTGTTTGTCCAACGAAATCGTCCAGGACTTCTTGAGAGGTATCAGAGTCCACGGCgacaagttgttcaaggaTTTGCACGAAGGTGATATTGAAAGAGCACAGTTAGGTTTGGGTCATGCCTTCTCTAGAGCTAAGGTTAAGTTCTCAGTACAAAAGAATGACAACCACATCATTCAGGCTATTGCTTTGTTGGACCAGTTGGACAAGGATATCAACACCTTCTCCATGAGAGTCAAGGAATGGTACGGATGGCACTTTCCAGAGTTGGCCAAAATTGTCCCAGACAATTACACTTTTGCCAAGTTGGCTCTTTTCATCAAAGACAAGGCTTCTTTGACTGAAGACTCGTTGCATGACATCGCTGCTTTGGTTAACGAAGACTCTGGTGTTGCCCAGAGAATCATAGATAATGCCAGAATCTCTATGGGACAAGACATCTCGGAACAGGACATGCAGAACGTTTCAACTTTCGCTGAAAGAGTGGTAAACATCAGTGACTACCGTACCAAGTTGTTCCAGTATTTAACAGATAAGATGCACACTGTTGCTCCTAACTTGTCGACGTtgattggagaagttgttggtgCCAGATTGATCTCTCACGCTGGTTCTTTGACCAACTTGTCTAAGCAAGCCGCCTCTACTGTTCAAATCTTGGGTGCTGAAAAGGCCTTGTTCAGAGCTTTGAAGACTAAGGGTAACACTCCTAAATACGGGTTAATCTATCACTCGTCTTTCATTGGTAAGGCTTCTGCCAAGAACAAGGGTAGAATTTCCAGATACTTAGCTAACAAGTGTTCCATTGCTTCCAGAATCGACAACTACTCGGATGAGCCATCTACTGCCTTTGGTGAAATATTAAAGAAGCAGGtggaagaaagattgaacTTCTACGACACCGGTGCCCCACCTATGAAGAATTCCGATGCCATTAAAGCTGCTTTGGCTTTAGGTGCTAGCGACTTGGCTGGAGTACCAGCCtccaacgaagatgacgagCCTGAAACTCctaagaaggaaaagaaggagaagaaggaaaagaaggaaaagaaggaaaagaaggaaaagaaggaaaagaaggaaaagaaggaaaagaagcGTAAggctgaagatgatgaatctccaaagaagaagaagaagtccaagaacTAG
- a CDS encoding predicted protein, protein MSANTQEIPTIVVEEASSSSTCVPVMEIPAEPMPIETTTATTSNRKFMNHVRQYPFLVSTKQAMLTLPYTQDVCTLVIPPIRSLRNTEPVMSIVNTGDAVADLFLCQVDRLVPSLKTLEVSDLTSPVTKPIEATMVGIASCVAMANSATSSTIQAVDNTTQKFVVAPSVSAWEAIVGSFQWLPWMGTKSEPQTESAIAVEGVSAVEAEVPAPVES, encoded by the coding sequence ATGTCTGCTAACACTCAAGAAATACCCACTATCGTCGTCGaagaagcttcttcttcttccacttgTGTTCCAGTTATGGAAATTCCAGCTGAACCCATGCCAATTGAAACCACTACTGCTACCACTTCGAACAGGAAGTTCATGAATCATGTTCGTCAGTatccatttcttgtttccaCCAAGCAAGCCATGCTTACCTTGCCATACACCCAGGACGTGTGCACTCTTGTGATTCCACCAATTAGATCTTTGAGAAACACCGAGCCAGTAATGTCTATTGTAAACACTGGAGATGCTGTTGCCGATCTCTTTTTGTGCCAAGTGGATAGACTTGTGCCAAGCTTGAAGACTTTAGAAGTTTCCGATCTCACTTCTCCAGTCACCAAACCAATTGAAGCAACCATGGTGGGAATTGCCAGTTGTGTTGCTATGGCCAACAGTGCCACTTCTAGCACCATTCAAGCTGTTGACAACACTACCCAGAAGTTTGTGGTCGCACCAAGTGTCCTGGCTTGGGAGGCTATTGTAGGTCTGTTCCAGTGGTTGCCATGGATGGGCACGAAGTCAGAGCCACAAACAGAATCTGCCATTGCTGTTGAAGGTGTCTCAGCCGTTGAAGCTGAAGTACCCGCTCCTGTTGAATCTTAG
- a CDS encoding predicted protein — protein MSESVSHSEQLRNIVGSLAKLSREKGIAFMIATQSTKTSPIRISHSTHFSDTHVRQVERVLEDKSFRITAMMPFNQDHKELLLSRTDSSYLISQYFDLFTCLTQKYCKEIAKEWVKVVEPRKQALYPYKLQDDSRPPWWPTDVDHIEPDHLDKDGRVKLLISILRDPLYKLELLKEKSLALQLPNKLSTYILNELFYIAAYDRLFYNHFREEDPLFYDIPPTGRKGFSEDQITIMVSNLKRINKNGSVVTLMLSQIEPEEINCEVFELQRQTPEPKYRKRKSDFPEEVSNKRKTLLKEEPKSDYELTSSEEEPFGGNNALLFSSQHDNPSATTSLPASKGGEELSMADEILYLMDRYSSGSEKNSFGYSNEDSPG, from the coding sequence ATGTCCGAACTGGTTAGTCACTCAGAACAACTTAGAAATATCGTAGGCTCGCTTGCGAAATTGTCTAGAGAAAAAGGAATAGCTTTTATGATTGCAACACAAAGTACCAAAACGAGCCCCATAAGGATACTGCATTCCACGCATTTCTCAGATACCCATGTCAGACAGGTTGAAAGAGTATTAGAAGACAAATCGTTCAGAATTACAGCTATGATGCCATTTAACCAGGACCACAAAGAGCTTTTACTTTCTAGAACCGACAGCAGTTACTTGATTTCACAGTATTTTGATCTCTTCACTTGTCTCACTCAAAAATATTGTAAAGAGATAGCAAAAGAATGGGTAAAGGTCGTGGAACCTAGAAAACAAGCTCTTTACCCTTACAAGCTCCAAGATGATTCCAGACCACCCTGGTGGCCCACTGATGTCGATCACATCGAGCCAGATCATCTTGACAAAGATGGAAGGGTTAAACTACTCATAAGTATTTTAAGGGACCCTCTCTATAAGTTGGAGCTATTGAAGGAGAAGTCATTGGCTCTTCAATTGCCTAACAAACTTTCAACATATATTCTTAACGAACTATTTTACATTGCTGCCTATGATCGGCTATTCTACAATCATTTTCGCGAAGAGGATCCATTGTTCTACGATATCCCCCCAACCGGGAGAAAAGGATTTTCAGAAGATCAAATAACTATTATGGTTAGCAATTTAAAGAGAATAAACAAGAACGGCTCAGTAGTCACTTTGATGCTCAGTCAAATTGAACCCGAAGAGATTAATTGCGAAGTGTTTGAATTACAGAGGCAAACGCCCGAGCCCAAGTACCGAAAGAGAAAATCAGACTTCCCAGAAGAGGTCTCCAATAAAAGGAAaactttgttgaaggaagaaccaAAATCCGATTATGAGTTAACctcttcagaagaagagccatTTGGAGGAAATAATGCCTTATTATTCAGTTCTCAGCACGACAATCCTTCTGCTACAACCCTGTTGCCTGCCTCCAAAGGAGGGGAAGAGCTATCTATGGCTGATGAAATCCTCTACCTAATGGATAGGTATTCTTCTGGCTCCGAGAAGAACTCGTTTGGATACTCCAATGAAGATAGTCCTGGCTGA
- the GNP1 gene encoding high-affinity glutamine permease: MSLSEVSKEKEYPVEDAAIRSADSCESATPKSHWKSFKDSFKRKEVVEGEERLHQTMNKRHLKLMALSTGLGTGLLVAASGKLRNAGPAGVLIGYFIVGTIMLIPTINSVSELSIAYSRMPGGFQAFYSKFIDESVGFALGWNYALQWVVVISLELVVASMTVKFWTTSLHPDVIVAIVMVIIFLINLGGARGYAEAESIMNTVKVLFLTGFVIFGLIIDLGGGPQGFVGGRYYRDPGAFTTFKGLVTVFCTGAFSLGGSEFVSLAAAETKHPRIALRAASKFVYYKVFVLFLGSLLFVGLLVPYDNPDLLGSSKGTNTSPYVLAAQLHGVKVLPHIINAVILISVTSVATAAMYSSPRFIQALAQEGLAPKWFDYIDRQGRPLRAWLCTVVCTFFSFIAAYEKQDIVFNWMLSISALCFVFAWLFICICHLRFRACLKARGIPLSDLAYASQTGVIGSWTSIIINCLILIGQFWIALFPIGSNKPDANNFFQNYLGAVFILVFYFGHKLWTKNWKFYKSVDEIDFDTGRIKYDSEILQLEILEDKERYKRASILKKIYITLFD; this comes from the coding sequence TAGAAGATGCTGCCATCAGAAGTGCGGACTCCTGTGAGTCAGCGACTCCCAAGTCTCACTGGAAGAGCTTCAAGGATTCCTtcaaaaggaaagaagtGGTAGAGGGAGAAGAACGTCTTCACCAGACTATGAATAAACGTCATTTGAAACTTATGGCTCTAAGTACTGGTCTTGGAACTGGTCTTTTGGTTGCAGCTTCTGGTAAATTGCGTAACGCTGGACCGGCTGGAGTACTTATTGGTTATTTCATTGTTGGTACGATTATGCTTATTCCAACCATCAATTCTGTGTCCGAGTTAAGTATTGCCTACTCTAGAATGCCTGGCGGCTTCCAAGCATTTTATTCCAAATTTATTGATGAAAGTGTTGGCTTTGCTTTGGGCTGGAACTATGCCTTACAGTGGGTAGTGGTTATATCTTTAGAGTTAGTCGTCGCTTCCATGACGGTCAAATTCTGGACCACAAGCTTGCACCCAGATGTTATAGTAGCTATTGTGATGGTGATCATTTTTCTTATTAATTTGGGAGGAGCTAGAGGATACGCCGAAGCAGAATCAATTATGAATACGGTGAAGGTTCTATTCTTAACAGGATTCGTCATCTTCGGTTTAATTATCGACTTGGGCGGTGGTCCTCAAGGTTTCGTTGGAGGAAGATACTACCGTGACCCAGGTGCATTTACCACTTTTAAGGGGTTGGTTACTGTTTTCTGTACTGGTGCATTTTCTCTTGGTGGCAGTGAATTTGTATCTTTAGCAGCCGCAGAAACTAAACACCCTCGTATTGCCTTGAGGGCTGCATCCAAGTTTGTCTACTATAAGGTATTCGTCCTTTTCTTGGGTTCTTTATTATTTGTAGGATTATTGGTACCATATGACAATCCAGATTTGCTAGGCTCAAGCAAGGGAACAAACACTTCACCATATGTTCTTGCGGCTCAGCTTCATGGCGTTAAAGTACTTCCACATATCATCAATGCCGTTATTTTGATTTCGGTGACTTCAGTTGCAACAGCTGCTATGTACAGTAGTCCACGTTTCATCCAAGCCCTCGCTCAAGAAGGTCTTGCTCCAAAGTGGTTTGATTACATTGACCGTCAAGGAAGACCATTAAGAGCTTGGTTGTGTACCGTGGTGTGTACCTTCTTCTCATTCATTGCTGCCTATGAAAAACAAGATATTGTTTTCAACTGGATGTTATCCATTTCGGCTCTTTGCTTTGTCTTTGCCTGGTTATTTATTTGCATTTGTCACCTCAGATTCAGAGCGTGCTTGAAGGCTAGAGGTATACCTCTTAGTGATTTGGCATATGCTTCCCAAACTGGTGTGATTGGGTCTTGGACATCGATTATCATCAACtgcttgattttgattGGTCAGTTTTGGATTGCTTTGTTCCCAATAGGTTCAAATAAACCTGATGCTAATAATTTTTTCCAAAACTATTTGGGGGCTGTATTCATTCTTGTATTCTACTTTGGTCACAAACTTTGGACTAAGAACTGGAAATTTTATAAGTCGGTGGATGAAATCGACTTTGATACAGGCAGAATCAAGTACGACTCGGAAATATTACAATTGGAAATTCTAGAGGACAAGGAGCGCTACAAAAGAGCAAGCATACTCAAAAAGATCTATATCACTCTCTTCGATTAG